Below is a genomic region from Deltaproteobacteria bacterium.
AAACCCAGCGTGCTGGACGAGGTCATGTAGTCGATACCTTCGGCCTGGGCGATGGAATTTTCCAGGGGCGTGGTGATAAATCCAGCGACTGTGTCGGCATCGGCTCCCGTATAAGTGGTGCTGACCGTGACGACGGCATTCTCTGTCTGCGGATATTGCCGAATAGATAAAAGATCCAAGGAACGTATACCCAAAGCGAGAATCAGAAGGCTGACGACACTGGCCAGCACTGGCCTGCGGATGAAAATATCGGTAAAATTCATGGATATACCCCGTTTAGTTGTCTACAGGAGTGGGTGCCGGATCGTTCGTTGGATGAATCTTGTTGTTGATCAGGATCGGCGTGCCGTTACGCAGTTTGATCTGTCCTGATGTCACGACCAGGTCTCCTTCTTCAATTCCTTCAAGAATGGAAATCTGGTCGCCCCGGGTTTCTCCGGTCTTGACGAATCGTTGCATGGCCACCAGATTGGGTTCCCCCTCGGGATCCTTGCCTTTTTCTACAGCCAGATAAACGACGCTCCCGTAGGGATTGTAGACAACGGCAGTCTGGGGCATGGTGATGAAACGTTCGGATTTGCCCGTTTCAATTAGGGTGGTGGTGAACATGCCCGGCAGGAGCTGCTGTTTTGGGTTTCGGACAGTTGCCCGGATGGCTGCATTACGGGTACTCGTGTCGACCTTGGGATCTATGGCTGAGATGATGCCTTTAAAAACATGTTCTGGATAGGCATCCGTCCGGACCTCCACTTGCTGTCCGACGGTGATCCGGTTGATGTCCTTCTGCGGGAGAAAAAAATCTACATATATGGGGTCGAGGGTCTGGAGGGTGACGATCTTCATCCCCGGATTCAGATACTGTCCCAGGTCGGCCATGCGGATACCCAGACGCCCGTCGAAAGGAGCCCGAATAGCTTTCTTGTCTACCAGAGCCTGCTGTTCCGAAACCTGCGCTTCCGCCCGTTGCAGGTCCGCCAGATCTGCATCCAAGGCGGCCTGGCTGACGATCTGTTCTTTAAATTGTTCCTGGTCCCTCAGGTAATTTTTCCTGGCCAACTCCAGGGTGGCTTTGAACGATTTCAGTTTAGCGATATCAGATTGGGCATCCATTTCCAAAAGAAGTGCTCCTGCCTGGACCATCTCGCCGGATTGAAAGTAAATCCGGGAGACGATACCGCTGACCTCGGGTGCCAGGTCCGCCCCGCGGAGCGCCTTCAAGGTCCCGACCGCTTGCAGGCGTGGTTGCCATGCTTGGGTCGTGGCTTTCATTGCCGATACGGTTTGAGGTGGAGGCCCCTGAGTGGCCATGGCCTTTTGCATCATGTACCCCGTGAATGCCTTGTAACCGAAAATTCCTCCGAATGTTACAGCAACCAGAATCAGCATAATGATCATTCGCTTGGTCATGATCGATCTCCTTTATAAGGATGGCGGCATTTGCGCCGTTGAATCTTATTCTTTTTCTGAATCCGTATGGTTTAGTACTTCTGGACGGTTCCACCAGCCCCCGCCCAGCGCTTGAAACAGGGCGGCCGTATCCGCGTATCGTACGGCCCGTGCCTCGATCAAGGCTGCCTGAGCACGGTAGTAGTTCCGCTCAGCGACAAGCAGGTAGAGGTAATCAACCGCCCCAAGGCGAAATTGTGTCTCCGCAAGTGTCAGGGTGGCTCTTGCCGCCGTTTCGGCTTCCGCCTGCGCTTTCAGCGTTCGGGCGTCCGTTTCCAGGGAGCGTAGCACGTCCGCCACATCCTGAAATCCCTTGAGGACGGTTTGGCGGTACTGCGCCGCCGCTTCTTCGAAAGCGGCAATGGCGGCACGACGCTTGGCCGTCAATTCACCTCCATGGAACAACGGCTGCAGGAGTCCCGCGCCGATATTCCAGACAATGCTTGGGCTGCTGAACAGGTTATGAGTATGAAGGGCCTCTGTGCCATAGCTGCCTGACAATGTTATTCGAGGATAGAGATTCGCCGTGGCCACGCCAACCTCGGCACAGGCCTGGTGCAAAATGGATTCGGCGGCGCGGATATCGGGACGTTGACGGGCAAGAGCCGATGGCAGGCTGACGGGAAGATCCTCCGGCAAGTTCAGTTTGTCGAGGGAAAAATCCGCAACATAACCTTCACCCGGCAGTTGCCCCACAAGCACCGCAAGGGCGTGACGCGTGAGGGCCAATTCCTTTTCCAGTGGCGGCAGGGCTGCCCGCGTAACCGCCACCTCCGCCTGCTGGGCTAGGACGGATATTCTGGCGGCACCGCCTAGCTCGAACTGCCGGTTTATGAGCGCAAATTGTGTTTCCTGGGCTTTGAGAATTGCCTTTGTTGTCACAATCTGGTCCCGGAGGGCTGCTTCACGAATTGCCGTGGTGACGATGTTCGCGGTGAGGGTCAGGTAAACGGCTTCGTACTGGTACCGCTGATAATCGACCAATGCCCGCAGAGCCTCGAGGCGGCGCCGTGACCCTCCAAAAATATCCAGAGTATAGGAAACATGTACGGAGGCGTTGTAAAGATTGAAGGTGTTGCTGGTACCGCCGTTTGTGTAGGCAGAGGTTCGCTGCCGTCCGCCATAAAGACCCGTATCAAATGCGGGAAACAAAAGGCCACCCTGCGCGGCTCGAAGATTTTCTTCTGCCTTGCGGAGAGCCGCCTGGGCCGCCGCGAGAGTTGGGCTTTTCGCTAAAGCCTGTTTAATCAGCCTGTCCAGTTCCGGTGAGCGGAAAAGCGTCCACCATTGG
It encodes:
- a CDS encoding efflux RND transporter periplasmic adaptor subunit; translation: MTKRMIIMLILVAVTFGGIFGYKAFTGYMMQKAMATQGPPPQTVSAMKATTQAWQPRLQAVGTLKALRGADLAPEVSGIVSRIYFQSGEMVQAGALLLEMDAQSDIAKLKSFKATLELARKNYLRDQEQFKEQIVSQAALDADLADLQRAEAQVSEQQALVDKKAIRAPFDGRLGIRMADLGQYLNPGMKIVTLQTLDPIYVDFFLPQKDINRITVGQQVEVRTDAYPEHVFKGIISAIDPKVDTSTRNAAIRATVRNPKQQLLPGMFTTTLIETGKSERFITMPQTAVVYNPYGSVVYLAVEKGKDPEGEPNLVAMQRFVKTGETRGDQISILEGIEEGDLVVTSGQIKLRNGTPILINNKIHPTNDPAPTPVDN
- a CDS encoding efflux transporter outer membrane subunit; this encodes MDGFLLKRILLATMIVMLTAGCAVGPDFRTPELASPEHYTPSPLSPETVAIDTQSGQAQRFAFTEDVSDQWWTLFRSPELDRLIKQALAKSPTLAAAQAALRKAEENLRAAQGGLLFPAFDTGLYGGRQRTSAYTNGGTSNTFNLYNASVHVSYTLDIFGGSRRRLEALRALVDYQRYQYEAVYLTLTANIVTTAIREAALRDQIVTTKAILKAQETQFALINRQFELGGAARISVLAQQAEVAVTRAALPPLEKELALTRHALAVLVGQLPGEGYVADFSLDKLNLPEDLPVSLPSALARQRPDIRAAESILHQACAEVGVATANLYPRITLSGSYGTEALHTHNLFSSPSIVWNIGAGLLQPLFHGGELTAKRRAAIAAFEEAAAQYRQTVLKGFQDVADVLRSLETDARTLKAQAEAETAARATLTLAETQFRLGAVDYLYLLVAERNYYRAQAALIEARAVRYADTAALFQALGGGWWNRPEVLNHTDSEKE